The Brassica napus cultivar Da-Ae chromosome C1, Da-Ae, whole genome shotgun sequence DNA segment ATGCAGAGAAGACTCTTTTCTAAGCATACAACGAGATATAGTGATCGTTATCAAttaagttaacaaaaaaaatacagaaaaaaatagaaaaataggaATTAATTGACAACATATCACGCATCAGCCTATGAGTCTCAACGGTTTTGAAGAGTTTCAATTGCCTTTTTCCACTGCAAAGCTCGTTGTTTCGAGTCTTCAAACGATAGAACCTTCTTCGGCTGCCAACAAAGAATAAAAAACAGTCAAGTCTCATCACCTAGaagcaacaaaaagaaaaagaaaaagaaaaagattgtGTGTTACTGTGCAAATCTTGAAATGAGAAGGACTTGAGACTTGAACATTGAGGTCGTTGGAGTTATCAGACCAGATGATATTCCCTTTCACAATAAGCTTCGATGGATCCACGTAGATCAGTCTCGGTTTGTTGGTGAGTATTAGCTGCACCTTCTTGCTTGTGATCTTCTGTAGCTTCTTCACTGCTGATATCATCAGAACCGATTCTCCAGGTTCAAGAAACTGTTGCCTGATTTACAAAAGCCAACGTTAGGATTTTGAATACTGATTCAGTAAAAGCCTAGTAGTAGTAGTGTCTCACCATCTCGAATCAAAAGAGTCTATAGAGGCAAGCCTGGTTATGGAGCCAGAGGATTCAGAAGTTGAAGAGACGCCACCGTGTCCATCGTTCTGCGTGACTGAAGCATCTCCAACGTGTGTTGGGTTCCATGGAGAACCGTCCCTCTCTGGAGATGCTGATTGAGACTGCACAAGACATAAAAGGATCAAGAGAAGGACGAGACGGTTGGGAGTATAGTGTAAGGaggggtatataccgacggatcTGGAGCTAGTTTTGGTGGAGTTTGTGATCTAACGTTCTTCCAGTCAACACCTTTGAAGAAAGGATGTCTCTTGAGAGAAGCGTAACCGTCTGATCCAGCTCCTGGTCTTCTACTAGGATCTGTatcctgagagagagagatagcaCCAGAGCTCAACATTTGTGTTTCCTAACGAGCAAAGACTGTGTTAAAGTGGAGCAGCATATCTTACTAGTAATCGGTCGATGAGGTCTCTTGCTGCTTCTGAGAAATGATTAGGGAACTTTATATCTCTCGCTATAATCCTTTGGAAGATCAGCCATTCACTTGCATCCTTGAATGGAGAAGTTCCTGAAAGCATTTGGTATAGAGTGCAGCCAAGTGCCCAGAGATCGTTTCTGTTTGAATATGTTCCAgaagaaaattgtttttaagtAAGAGGCATTGTAGTAATCAACAGAGTCAAAAGCTCCCAAAAGTTTGTTGCaacatactccctctgtttcatattataAGATGTTATGCCTAAAACACGAAAACTAAGAAATTTgcttttatctaaaaataaattaaaaattgattcAGCAAATCATAAAAACTGTAAAATGTAACTGGTTGAACAGTTTTCgataaagttaaaaattaacatagaaaactcaaaacatcttatattttgaaacatcagaAACTTCTAAAACATGATATATAATGAAAGGGAGGGAGTATGAAAAAACTTACCCGAAAGTTGCTGGAGAGGAGTTTAGAACTTCAGGAGGAACATATGCAGCCGTCCCGACAAAAGTGCAAGCCTTATCATCTGGCATAAGTCATCAGTTTACAGACACGCTCAAGAATCTGAAAGCAATTAcccaataaaaatataggaaaggACATTAAACTCTTCATATATTACCGGAAGCAGCATTGGGAAGAAGAGTGATCTGGCTGTCTTGCATAGGCTTCACACTACCAAAATCAGCAATCTTAATGTGTCCATCTGAAGTCAGCAACAGATTCTCCGGCTAACTCATTCAAAAAACTCAAGTTAGCAACTAATGTCCTTGTTTGGGTCAAATGCTATCTATATCAAAAGAAGAAGCTACCTACCTTTATATCTCGATGTATGAGTCCCATAGTATGTATATACTCAAGAGCATCCACAACTTGTGCACTGTAGAACCGAGCTTCATCCTCTGATAAACGCCCTTTCtgccaaaa contains these protein-coding regions:
- the LOC106402536 gene encoding 3-phosphoinositide-dependent protein kinase 2, with product MTMEKEFDSKLTLQGNNGGDGGASISRSKSFAFKAPQENFTIQDFELDKIYGVGSYSKVVRAKKKENGAVYALKIMDKKFITKENKTAYVKLERIVLDQLDHPGIVKLFFTFQDSFSLYMALESCEGGELFDQITRKGRLSEDEARFYSAQVVDALEYIHTMGLIHRDIKPENLLLTSDGHIKIADFGSVKPMQDSQITLLPNAASDDKACTFVGTAAYVPPEVLNSSPATFGNDLWALGCTLYQMLSGTSPFKDASEWLIFQRIIARDIKFPNHFSEAARDLIDRLLDTDPSRRPGAGSDGYASLKRHPFFKGVDWKNVRSQTPPKLAPDPSSQSASPERDGSPWNPTHVGDASVTQNDGHGGVSSTSESSGSITRLASIDSFDSRWQQFLEPGESVLMISAVKKLQKITSKKVQLILTNKPRLIYVDPSKLIVKGNIIWSDNSNDLNVQVSSPSHFKICTPKKVLSFEDSKQRALQWKKAIETLQNR